The segment ACATTAAACATCCAAAACACCTAAAAAAAACTATCTATAAgtatataagttaaacattaaacattatttgagtattttgagtaACGATTGATAGAACACAAGACCGAATAAGCAATTGTACAAATGGaaaaaaatgtgacttttcatattcggttcggtccatttggaccgaataagcccttattcgggtaacccggaccgaataagcccttattcggaacccgaaaaccgaataagccttatatagatacccgaaaaccgaatcgaattgcttattcgaGTCTGattcggttttcggttcggttCGAGTTGTCaggccaaattctcatccctacCTCAATTAATGTTTCATAAATACAACATCACCACCATATCAACCACCCATTACAATCACATCATCCAAGCCCCTTATATACTTATCATTCCCCCTCACATCTACACTCTACAACAAAGATGAAATCTGAAGAAATGGAGAATGCTCAACACCCTGATTCGCCAACTCCAAATCACCCAGAAAGCATTGACATTAGTGCAACACAAAATCATCCAACACTATGATGCAAAAGAGGAAATCATGCTTAACATCTCTACTATTTCACGTTACACGAACTATATGATCCCGACATAAGTCCTCTAGGATGCAAAGAAATCTGATGCGGACAAGTACATGATCTAACACCTTCCTGACGACTAAGTCAGATGACTTAACAACAAAGAACTAACAAAATGACCAAGCATTAAAAGTTTTGATACCATAGGGACCAATGTTGATAATCTAAAAAACTAATGGTTAAACTCGATTTTTTTGAAAACCATATGGATCATTTTTGGAATATTTGTCTTATGAAATAAATACTCCCTTTCTTACAATTTACAAGTCAAAataggagggggggggggggttattttttgagaaaatgacaaaaatagccatttacactaattgcattacaaaaatagccaaaaaaaatcgaaattacaaaattAGCCTACGATTTCACAGATAGAgatgccccatctgcgaaatgagcatctcatctgcgaatgtacaagtacctaaagcacagttgtgctttaggtgcttgtacattcgcaggtgcttttattttattttttttaatttttttttctgtatatataggggtaatttcgcagatggaataggtccatctGCGATTTACTCTCATTCTATCTGCgaaattgtggtttatatatatatatatatatatatatatatatatatatatatatatatatatatatatagtttgactatgaaatgaattggtttgactacgaaatcatgttgctatataaaaagttttgtagaaaaatatcattttggttgttatatAAATCATGTTCCattaacttgccatctcccaccggttacgagacaaaccaaatattcaatcattttttgagcaaattgtagagaaagttcctaaacaaataacaaccaaaatgatatttttctacaaaactttttatatagcaacatgatttcgtagtcaaaccaattcatttcatagtcaaactaaaaaagaaaaaaaaatacaaaagaaaaCCACAATTTCGCAGATAGAATGAGAGTAAATCGCagatggacctattccatctgcgaaattacccctatatatacagaaaaaaaattaaaaaaaaaattaaaagcacctacgaatgtacaagcacctaaagcacagctatgctttaggtgcttgtacattcgcagatgagatgcTGATTTCGCAGATAAGGCatctccatctgcgaaattgtgggctaattttgtaattttgatttttttttgctatttttgtaatttcattagtgtaaatgactaTTTTTATCATTTTCTCTTATTTTTTAGTATAAGggcaaaataaaagtaatagttcAAAATTCAAATCTAAATAAATTCACGTTTGCTTAAAGAAAGTCCACAGAAACAAAGGGTGTTTACATTACTACAACTCTACAAGAACTCCGATCTTCTAACGCGAGGGAGACTCGAATAGCTATCACCTTAGCATCTTCAGATCCTCTACGCCCTAAAGGTTCGGTTCATCGTTTCCTACTTTCCGTCGATTTAGATTATTGTTTTCTTTGTAAGCGGCATAATCATGTTCTAGCTTTTCCGTTGATCGCAATTCGTACCAATTCTTTTACTCAATGCAAATTTTAGATCTGTTTCCGATTAGATTTGTATCTGGATACACAAATCATTATGTAATGATGCAGAGTTAACTGTATATCTTTGTGATTTAGTTGAGATGCTTCGGATCTGATTCCCCGGTctactttttcatttttcttttcgtCATTTGGAGATTCTTTACCGATGTGAATTTGATTAAATGCAGTTTTATCATAAATTTGTAGCTAGATTTCCGGATTTGCTTGAAATCAACAAAAATTCAAACTAAATAGTTTAATTTCTGAAAACAAAGGGAAAATTTTGGTAGATAGATCATATGGAAACTTCATTTCAATCTTTTAAGATCGATTTGTCCATTGTGGATCCGAATTTTCAAGGTTGCCTGATCGAATTTCCTATATCTTTcaacaaaattgaaaattttaaatataaacttatGGGTAATGTATGAAAGTGCATTGCTTTTTCTTGCATTTACCCTTTGATTTGATTGTCAACAGTTTTCAACTTTCAAGTTCAAAAATGGCTTTGAACGGAGCAGCTCCACCACGAGGAAGTGCAGCAGCCACTGCGGCCAACTTGCGAAGGAGGAGGACAGGCGGCACTGGGGCGGCAGCAGGCGGCACAGCCGGAAACATGCTCCAGTTTTACACAGATGATGCACCTGGATTGAAGATATCTCCAAATGTTGTTCTTGTGATGAGCATTGGGTTCATTGCTTTTGTTGCAGTTCTTCATGTCATGGGTAAGCTCTACTTTGTTCGTAGAGAGGCTTAAATCAGAAGATAATTTGTACTCCATGGGTTGACTATAAACATGTTTGTTAGTTTTTAAAATGGTAGAGATTTTATCTTTTTGTTGTTTCTTAAATCATTTGGTGATGAGTTGAATGCATTGGGCTGTGTTTGTTAGACTGGATTGGACTGATATGTTCAAGGTCTGTAGGGCTATTTTGTATGATTAGAATGACaagggcattcatgtctttttGTGCAGACAAGAAATTGGAAATGAGATCCTAACTCATCTTGTTCCACTTTTTTCAGtgaaaaaattgcaatttttgctCTATTGACATCGGTCACAGTCACATGAAATATAAAGTTGAAACGATATTCAGTCAGTAGATAGGATTTTCACATGCAGAAGCAGAACATAAAAGGAAATTTGATTAAGAATTCAAGGGAAATGCAAAGTTCAAAAGCAAATTGGAATAAAATTGAAGGTACAAAACATGAAATAAATGAGCAAAgaaggtgagaatatactctcaAGATAAATCAATACTCCAATGCAGAAAATACGAAGATCACCAAACGAAATCTGTCAAGGGGTTTTTTTGTCGATGAGAAAAAAAAGATGTTTATATTAGGGGATTGAACTCAATGGCTAGCTAAAATGATCAAAATACATAGTCCGTGGCCATTTAACGGCACCCGTGGCCACAAGTTGCAATTCGTGTAGTTCATGTGTCAGCCATGAATTTGACATGACATGATCAAAATACATCGCTTCCTTTACAAGATGTATTTGTGTCATGTTTTGTCACTCACGAATTCATGTATTCGTGTCTCGAATTGCCAGTGTAAAAGAAGGTTGAAACAAAGATCAAGCTATATACTCTTGTTAAACAtcgaaatatcatatttacccaacaaaaaaatcaaaatatcatatttaccctatataaacattaaaatatcatatttgcctaaattttattttaaacatTCTTTCTTTAATTTTGTAATCTTTTTAAATCCTTATATTTATCAATTTACTATTATACCCTCTTCATAAGTTTTCAATTCAACAACAAATGTCCATCTAAAAGAAAGTTGATTGAAGTGATTTTTGGAACAAGAAAATTTTCAATTCAACTTCAAATGCCTCTCTAAAGAAAGTTGATTGAAGTGATTTTTGCAACAAAGAGGATGGTTCGTTGTTTAAGATGTATGCATATAATATCAAatggtttttctagggttttaggtgCGAGGGGGAAAATTGTAAAGCGACTTTATAATTGGATTTGTCATTGAATCAGACTTTGACAAGTGATTGATTTGAGAAAAATTAGATTCACTAGACATTTTGTTCATTACTTTTGAATAGGATTTAATGGTGCCAAAATTCAAAGCAAAAGAGTTCCATACCTAATTTTGATTATCCGAATGATTTTAGATGCTTCAAAAACACATTGAGTCGTCCCTGATCATGGAAATCAACAGGATCGGGTTTAGAAGATTCCAAAGCACTCATGTCATCCTTGCCTGCTACCAGATGACTAGCCACctgtttcattaaataacaaaaaaaaaaaaaaaaaaagttaacatcCAAAAGTTGTTGAAGCACCTCAGGAGATGTGAAAATGACAGATATTGGACCTGCAGCCATTCTTCACAAAGCTCTTTTTGCTCATAGTGTGTCATCGGTAAGCTATAACGGATTAATACCAAGCATAGATTGATGGGCTTGAGTTATATTGAGAAGAGAATGTTCCATTTGCGAGCTTGAAAGTTTCTTTGTAAGTCGCCAGCTGACGTCTTCGACTTACCCTTTTGATCAAATCATGTGGATCTTCTATCCATGGTCTTATGACATCTTCATTTATacttttttcttcaatatttacTTACAACTTTGTGGATTTAATAACTCAACTTTTGACATCTTTACAAATCCTTAAGATGTAGTTGAAGTTGGGAAAAAGCAGGATCATAACACATCTCCTTTTTTCACGACAATAGTGGTTGAAGGAGAGGATGTTTGATTGGTCATAGCTAGATCTTTTGTTGATGTACCAGCCAAAACATGGCATGGTTTTTATATTTAAGTCAAAGATGAAGATCATTTAGGGTAGTCTAGGCTTAGAGGTATGTTTTAAAAAATGTTGTTGGTTTCTTTAGACCTTTGCATTGCAAGGAGTACTTGTACTATTTATAAAGATAGATAAAAGATGTGACATTTCTATAATAAGAAAACAATTGTATTTAATAAAATTGAAGAAAGTAGTTTCTTTATATTGTTGTTCTGTAatggtttaatatatatatatatatatatatatatatatatatatatatatatatatatatatatatatatatatattcctttaCCATACAcgaatatttaaaagatttggaATGTTGTGTGTCAATGGTCACAAAGGTTGGGGATGTGGGCGTTTATCGGCGTCAAAGGAGATGACTATCGATTGCCTGAGGATGATACAGATGAGGTGGAGTGGACATGGTTTATGTTAAAGATAATAAAATAGgggaaataattaattaaaatagaaaaaaactgATTATATAAAGTGTAAAACTGTCTTTTTACCCAGCTTAGAAGCCTTTTAACGGCTGTTATTTTTAATGACCGACAATCAAACTAaaaccactatatatatatacacacatcataaaTGGTACCTGTGTTTTTCCCAAATTCAAAGTTTAGTCCTTAAATTCTAAAAATTTCACAGATGGTCTTTGTGCTTTCTaaacttttgatgtttggtcTTTATTGCTCACTCTGTTAAGTTTTGTCTGttaactaaaaaatatttttgtcatttcactaccacaagGACCTTTTATGAAGGCTttcgttatttaaaaaaaatataattatttaatatacaaAAGGTCCCTCAAGATTATCATAATAGGATTAGTAAGTGAGAATGATGGGAaattgggtaattgggttatttgaATGTTGAtggttatataattaaaatttataatattgtgggttgaaaaccctatgtatcttactaggtttcccaacctgactcactcatTTTATTGCATCACATGTAGTAGATCCAAAGATGAAATTGTTTAGTTAGGATCCTGAGTGGAATAAAGGATAGGCTTGCATTAGTGATTTCTGGAACTTTTTATTTACGTTTTCTCGTATGTGTGAATATAAACGAATGACATCTCAAAGGTTTTAATAAAATAACTTTTGTTATTTcaaaaatgtttatttaattggGAACTTCCGCATTTCAATACTTAAAAGTGTAAAggtctggagtagctcatactcaactAGACCAAGAATATGGGACAAAAAGGAAAACTAAGGACTAACAAGATCTAACAAACCATTCACCAAGTTCAGAACTTTCTACCTCCTAGAGAATGCTTGAGAGGtgcaaatcccagatctacaatgATTGAAGCTTTCCAAGCAACACTACcaacttcttcttccttcaaaagcGCCCAAAAACAAACGTTTAGCTCACAAGGCACAAATatggggttagggtttcaagggagtCGTTTAGAGAGATTGAGTCTGAGAATGGAAAAAGGTTTATGGAGATTAAGGTGTTTAAATGGGGTTCAAGACCCCAGATTTAGGCTTTATACCTCAGTCGAGTATGCCTTGCGTACTCCTTATGTACGCCTTGTGTACTCAAAGACATCCATGTCATTCTTTAATGACTTACGCCCAGTGTACGAACCATTTTTGCAATAATTAAATACTTGAGTCAAAAATTGAAATACCTGATTTGGCTGGGTGTTACAGTTCTCTCTCAATTGAATCAcatttcgtcctcgaagttcgaTGTTGCGAATAACTTAGGGTAGTGCTCCTGCATCTCTCTGCCTCGGGTTCCTAAGTCCACTGGGAacccttctgatgttgccactgaaccttgaCCAAAATCGTTAttagtctctcaacatagttcaggcgatcatcaacctaaacatcGTGCAAAGGAATCATTGCTGACTCATCAGCTACACACTTATGAAGCTGAGAAACATGAATGTGtcgtgaatctggctaagctcctaGAGCGAATCTAGTCGATAGGCTACCCTGACCACTACTcgaaatggtccaataaatcgtggccccaacttgcccctttgaAACGTATTACACCCTttcagggtgataccttcagtaaaACCATATCCCCGTCCTGAAACTCTAACTCATATCGTCGTCTAtcaacataactcttctgccgactctgagttgtcTACAATCTCTGTTTGATCTGTTGGATAAGCTCTGTTGTCTGAAGGATCACCTCGGTCTTCCCCATAACCTTGACTctgacctctccccaacaaactaGTATAAGACACTTCTTCCAATAAAAAAGTTCGAAATGTGGCACACCAATACTAAAATGATAGGTATTGTTGTAGAAAAACTCCGATAGGAGATGGTACAAATcaatgaataaaattaaaaatgttttaaataatatatttcaaAAAACATATTACTTAAAGTTGACATGATACAAGTCATTATTGTGTTTATTTAACTATTTAGGTAATCAGTTAGTTATTGGTTTTTTTATTCGTTTTATGTTTTACTCTCTAAAATAATCAAATTTTGCTTGTGTGATATTCACTGAATAATCAAAATAGGATATGTGTTATATGAAATAACCAtcttttttaaaatatgttataaaatagttatgtacgtaataaaataaacttggtaaaaaaaaattaactaaaggCTGCAGTAGAAATTGTGTATTTACAAACTACAATAAGGTAAGAAATAATTGACactattaatttatatatattattgtcGTCGTTCAAGGGCTGGTCATATCCCAACTTCTTTTACGTCGATAATGCATTGTTTGTGGGATAGTTGgacaaaaaaaaagttattgtTATTCTGATTATTATTTTGCAAATCTCTTTATTTGGTGTGTTTATGTGTTAAATCTGAGGTTGCAgaagttgattttttttatatcgGGATCGAGAACAATGAGGTGGAGAATCAATTGGTGGTAGCTAAAAAAATGTCATTCAAAAATTCCAGAAAAGCTTAGGGTGCATTTGGTTGTGGAAAATTGTTTTCATTTTCTATGaaaatgttttcagaaaatagggttgagttttcattttcaattttcaatgaaAACGCGTTTGGTTGGAAAGGGTGgagttttcattttccatcttagaaatttggaaaactataaaaatcacttttctaatttacatacaatttggaaaactgaaaattttcattttcttagaaaactttggaaaactaaaTGAACCAAACGCGTTTTCGAAATTTccgattttcttggaaaattttccAGTTTTCTGTGaaattttttcaagaaaaaccGAAATTTTAAAAACGTGTTTGGTTCGTTCAGTTTTacaaaattttccaagaaaatgaaaattttcagttttccaaattgtatgtaaattagaaaagtgatttttacagttttccaaatttttaagatggaaaatgaaaactcCCCCGGTTTCAACCAAAcgtgttttctaaaattttcattgaaatTTGAAAACGAAAACTCAACTCTATTTtctaaaagacaaaactgcacaaacgGTCGctgtggttagctgaaaattgtcactttggtccaaaaatgtttagcaccaaaggtccaaacttttcattttgttgcaagTTTGGTCCAACTTTCTATAAACTTTTTcataatgactattttgcccttttttttccttttcagttttttattatttaaatacttttttgattaaaagaaaaaataaaaaagaaaatttacattttcaattttatttttatattttttataacaaaaaaatgAAATCTCTCTCATATacaacatctctctctctctctctctctctctctctctctctctctctctctctctctctctctctctctctctctctctctctctct is part of the Lactuca sativa cultivar Salinas chromosome 7, Lsat_Salinas_v11, whole genome shotgun sequence genome and harbors:
- the LOC111904113 gene encoding protein transport protein Sec61 subunit beta; the encoded protein is MALNGAAPPRGSAAATAANLRRRRTGGTGAAAGGTAGNMLQFYTDDAPGLKISPNVVLVMSIGFIAFVAVLHVMGKLYFVRREA